In Anopheles arabiensis isolate DONGOLA chromosome 2, AaraD3, whole genome shotgun sequence, the genomic window TAGCAGTGCAGAGAAATAAATGTTCATTCTACTAGCACAAGGCTTTCTCCCAGATGCTTTTGGGCTGTATCGatcgcaacaaaaaactgctttTTCGTTTGCATTATTGCATTTTTCGGTTTAATGTTTATTACTCTCCCACCCTGTAAGAATGCAATGAACGGTTGCAGCAATGGGTGTAAGACGACTTTTTTGCAGTTCGATTGGTATTAGGCACGCGCGCTGTAAACGTCGCCCGACGCGGTCCCATGTAACGccgaaaaccaaaccaaaaaaaacgtacTAAATACTAAACTAACGCATaactatacacacacatacacaaacacactctccTTCAATACACATACACGGACACGGACACAGAGATAAGTTGTAGGGTAAGGGCaggaccacacacacacacacaaacacactcacgaTAGGGAAACGATGCAGAGAGCTATAGTACTAATCTCCTAGCCAAGCAGCAACAGGCAGCATTAGACGAATCTTGGTTAGATAAATGGCAGATaaactactactattactactactactactactattattattatgactACTACTACACAGCAAACTACTAAACTAAACTCGCGCAAGCGTATCCGTTTTGATAGTGACCGGGTGTGACCGGCAATGTGGCAAGCAACAAACCAACAAGtagaagcaacaaacaaacaaacaaaaagaaaaaagaaacaaaaacacacacacacatgcatacatatATACTAATATTTGTCCCTGTAATATATGATCATAAGCTAGTGAACCGGTAGTGACGAACACCGTGACGTTCAGGTTGGAAGCGTGGTAACATTTAAGTAATTGCAAATAAACAATTGAAACgcagcagcgtgtgtgtgtcgggcgCACAAAACTCGGTATGCAAATTTTGAGGgcgtttgaaaataaaacaaagcaacaaaaataacgAACTCCTCCTTCTCACTCTATCCAGCATAAAGAAGTTCGAGGAGTTTGAATGGTAACATGAACAACACAAGTGAAGCAAAATTATGCTCTTTATAGCAAAAGAAAGTGGTTTTGCTTTCTCCGTTCTCCCCCTCCCTCTCTTTTTACTAAGTTGTTGCCATTTTGGGACAGACTACTAACAAAAagtactactaccactactcgTCCGGGAGCATCATAATAGTAAAGCAAGTTTGTGTTATTCTTCGATTTCTAACATCACCATTCCCATGCAGCTTTTCAGCAAACGTATCCCTCCCACCTCCCCCTcatgtacacacacgcgcacaagcACACTTTATCTTTAAGAAAAGAGGTAACACTAAGAAAGGAGTAAGAAATAAATTCGATCGAAACTTCAACATTGAGAAAGCAAGCGAAGGAAACAAACAAGTAGTAAATGGTAAATGGAAATCAACCAAGGAAAGAACAAAAGATAGTAGTGGAAGCTTTTCATTTGCCTGCTTTCTTGTTTGTGTACGGTGTTGTTTGTGGAGTTAAGCGTAGTTAAAACAGTACCGAAATTCATTGTTTTCCCTTCTCATCAAACATCGTCTCACATAATAACGGAAtgattagaaaaaaaagaaaggaaaaaaaacaaactcaataATACTAAAGGGATATGTTTTTGATCAGTTTGGAAGTTAGGTTTACGCAATAGCATCGCTTTGCACTAAGCTACTAACTAAACGGAGAGGCAACAACCAATGAAATAGATGAACCAAAGTaaccgcaaacaaaaaaccgcgcataaaacaatacaacagACACTAACTCACAGCGCGACTGCTGCATGGTGTACATAAGAAGCACAATCTTGGGCATTATAGATCATCGCTGGAACGTTCATGTTCTTTTCTGTGCCACGCCACCAGTATTAAAAGGCCAGCCAGTTGTTGTGCTAAACGCACGCTTTTCGGAAGGACAAAACGAGAGCGTtcgtttgaaaaagaaaataaaaaaaaagaattcttACCGATCGGTGTGAGAACTTTTTGTAatacattcaaataaaaaaacaaaacaaacaaaacaaacaaacacactcaaactCTACCGCTACCGAGTCTTTGCAATGCATTCTGCAACGGAGGGGATAAATGGTTTTGCTTTCATACCAAGTACGGGGGCacgtgtgtacatgtgtgctTCTACTCTCGTCTAGTCTCTAGTTCTGCACATTGCAATGGTGCGCGGATGGAAAGCGGATGAAACACGTGGTGCATGTTTTATAAGAAAACGAAAGTTAATTCTCTTATTCGGCTCGCAAATGAGCCTCAAAATACAGCGCCTCTtgaaggggagagagagagagagagagaagaaaagggaaaagagggaaagcgacgaacctaAAGCTGAAGAGGCTGGACCTCATACGGAGTGGAAAATGCAACATGCTATGAGAGAATGCTTCGGCCTCTTTCGGAGTCGGAGCAGTCGGATTTGCCGGGCATGCAGCACGCAGCCAGCACCACACTGCACGGGCTGGCTAAGTGGGtgttttgtgacattttttgaaaaCCGATTACTTCTACGCTTTCTCACCACTCTCGCGAGCCGAAAGAACGTCGAACGAGAGGCAACTGTTTGCAGCAACtaccttttttctctttgctaATTTCTGACCAAAACTGGCGGATGGTAATCAAGCAAATCGTAAAAAAGAGTGGCTATtacatgaagaaaaaaaaaatacaaaaaaaagaacaaaaacaaataaaagggGAAAACATTAGCCCGTAGAAACTTATcattcgtgtgtatgtgtgtgtgtgttaccatGTGCAAAAAGTGCTTCATTAAAACAAGCGAAGAAATAaaggagaggaagagagagaaggaaagagagagagaggaaaaaatattAGGAACGATAGATCtaggaacaaaaacaatgcAAGAGGAGCGTAATAATGTATGGTATTCAATCAAATAAAACTCACTTTGAAAActactaaaaaaacaaaagaagaaggaaagaaaacacaaagaaaaccgAACAGTGCGCACAGTGAAACAGTAAAGTAAAAtacaaaggcagcagcagcagcagcagcagcagtaaaaacAAAGAGAGAACATTGTGCGAAGAATAGTGTAGCGTAACTAGCATTTAGACGTAAACTATATAGCATCAAATGAGAGTAGAAGAAGGAAGCGGAgcagaaaagaagcaaacatgCATGGGACAAACATTCAGCACGCCATACCAAAATATCCAAgggagaggaagaagcagaggcagagaaaagaaaaaaaaacacacacacacaaaaacaaaaacatataaaatttgaaacaCGCAACAAAACACGTGAGCTCTAGATGTCGAAAAGCGCGGAGAAATTTAAGTAAATAACGAGACAAAAGCAGACGGAAgagggagagaagaagaagaaaaaaatcaaccacgCATTATGCGGATGCGGCTGTGAACTGGCCGCCAAAAAACAGTTActtaaacaaagcaaaaacaaacacacaaacacacataacaAAACCATAATAAGAACAGCAACcacaagaaataaataaaacagtacTAATTGCTAAAAAGTATGgcgaaatcaaacaaaaacttcaAACATTGATTTAACAGGATGGTACTGAGCGTGGCAGGTAATGTGTATTGGAAGGATAAAGGTATGGGAAAACGTGAAAAGTAAAGTGAAGGTTTGAAGGACCAGACAGGAAAAGAACAGCATACGGTAACAATAACACATAAAAGAGGAAAATAACAACATTCAAGGGaaatacacacaacaaacatgagatgaacaaagaaagaaaagcaacataaaagcAAACAGTTGAACACACACTGACAGGCATGAAAACAAAGAATGTATCCGAGATCGTAAAGTGAAACGGTAAAAGTGTGGTAAAAAGGTGAAAAGGACAAGAGcgctataaaaaaaatgagtaaGTTAAGTGACATTGGAACAGATTGATGTGTAAAGGAACACGCTCCCAGGACAAAACCAATCGATTCGCAGCAACCAATACAAcacagaacaaacaaacaaaaatctagTACACGTACGTCGttgaacagaaaacaaaaaacggagaaataaagtaaaataaaattgaacaaaaaagtgtgtgtgtgggttggtgCGTTTGGAGTGAACTGTTTTCTTTTGATAAAGGGTTTGTACCTGGAATGGTATCCTTCGAGGTCAGCCTTTTCGCCTTACTTCTTGGCCGTCCAACTGCGGATCAAATCGAACGTGGCACGCAATCCGTAGCGCAGCCAAACGATGCTTTGCTCCAGCGCCAGCAGCGTGTAGTACCGGAGGTAGTAGTATTCGCGCGACTCCAGGAACAGTCCGAGCCACAGGTAAGCCGTCCGGCCGATGCGCACCGTTAGCTGGCACGTGGCGACGGCCATATTGCGCGCCAGTTCGTATTCACGCGAATCGAGCACCGTCCGGTAGGCGGCCGCCGCGTTCGAGGGCAGCTGGCGCACAAACTGCAGCGCGTTCGAGGTGGTGAAATGGGGCTGCAGGTTACTCCACCGGATCGTACGGATCGTCTCCACCAGGCTCGTCTTCGGGCTGGAGGAGACGGGTGGCGGGCACGGTTCGACTGGTTTCGGTGCCGGCACACTTTTCGCCGACTGTAGCGAGGCGTGCGTTTTCAGCGACATCTGCGACTCGCTGCGCAGGACGGAGCGGAAATAGGCGGCCGGTTTGTCCAGATGCTGCCAGTGCCGGTAGTTCATCGTTCGCACCGAGTACGGGGTGGACGGGGTGCCGAAGCTTGCCTTCGCCATCGGATGGAGCGCGAGCACTCGGGGTGCGGTACGCTTCGACTGATGAAACATGATGTTCGACCGGTTGAGGATCGTTGAAAGGGCAACAGGTAGTCAAACGGTAGTGTAGGTTCGGTGAAGATTTACCTTCGCGCGGAGCGAAACCTTGGAACTGTTTGCACACTTTAACACACAGAAATTTAGCTTCCTCCCTGCCACCCTGACGACTGCACAGTGCTTCCTCAATGGTAGCTGCAATCGGGCAAAAATGTCATCGTCAGAATACATCCGTTGGCATGGCGACACATGGACggcgatggagacgcctggtggtggtttcgtttttgttcgaaagtttttttttgttttttgtttttttattgatcaATTGTTTTTGCTGTGGCTGATTTGCTTACACACTATCGATAAATCAAGTTAAATTCAGTACCATCAACGGGTCTAGAAAAACTGATCATCTACCCCACCGCGGCAAGGGTTCAGCGCAGCGGagaacgttttttttgtttgtttgtttcgggaGAGTGTTTCAAGTGTATGTATGAAACTCTACGATACTAGAAGTTTAATTAACCGACTTCTCGCCTTCTCCTGTGTTCCTAGTGTCCCCCTGCCCGTGGctctacctttttttgtttcatttccagcCTTGTTAAGCCCGGAAAACATCACCCTTTCCTCTCTCTGCACTTTCGTTCCCATTGACATACTGCTAACCGATTAAGCCCTTACGATcaaatatacttttttatcttatttttttcctcattttaCAGCCTCCAAACAACACGAAGCACACAgttttcagtgtttttttccttacctctctctctctcttctttatATCTTCTATCGTCACTCGTTTTTCGCCTCCTTCGGAAACTCCCGTGTTTTTTATACACCTTCTTTTCCAGCTATGCACTACACTACATCGAACGAAATGATAAAGTTTAACTGTTTCTTGCACTACGTACATACCCTTCTCCCAGCACAACGCAAAAGAAATCTggttctgtgtgtatgtggtacTAGCGATGCAACGGGATGCATTGGAAAACGAAGCTCACTAGGGTAAAACGGGATTAGTTTTAATCATCTGAGTAAGGGTCCCACATTAGCGATatatttatgtatgtgtgtttccgtgtatgtgtatatatgtatTGCATTTAACATCTACTGGGTTGAACGTTTCATGCAATTTGCTTACCATCTTCACAAGGGGAAACTGTAATGTTAACCCTTCGGAGATGCTTGCGCACGTGTTAGAAGAGGGAAAGGTCGTGTACGAATTGTAAACTTTCGAATGGAACAGATCCAATAGCAAAGTGCAAAGTTCAAACGGTTTTCTCTCCCTTCACACGggtgtgattttgtgtgcgGCTTTCTATCACATTGATGCTACATTTCTCTCCCGCGGGCTTGTGGAGCCAGGAGGAGCACACGCCCCCACCCGGGGAGAACAAGCACACTTACAGCCTTCGAATCCCCCACACAGCCGGGGTGTTGTGGATGTTGGTTACTACACCAcatccattttttttacaagtgTTATCATTTAGTGTTGTATGTTGTTGGTGCTTCTTGTTGCATGATGCATATATTCTTACCCAGGGGATACGATTGCTTTTAGCATGTACCGTACGGGAGCAGATGGACATCATCAAACGCATGGTGAGATACCGGCGATGTATCTCCATcgtctgttgctgctgctgctgcaatgaCAAAGCCACATGAAAGTGATGCAGCCAGCGGAGTTGTGAACATGAAGAGAGCTTCCGGATGATGCGTGATCCGTGATCGTGCTGGTTACACCGTCGAGCGTAACAACGTCGCAATGTAACGTCTCGGCTAGGTCAAACTATTACTGCTTTTGCTGGTCATGATGCTCGTCCTCGGCGGAACCGGcaacaccgccaccaccactaccggtGCTACTGCCTGCCGTACCGCGGACGGTGGCCGCATAGCTGGAGCCACCGGACGGCACCACCGTTGGTACACCAATTGGCACTGATTCTGGTGGGAGGGAAAACAATCATTAGCTTCGCTCCCTCAATCAATCGCTGCTGATCGTTGTTCATCTTACCCGTTCTCGGTGGGTTCGGTGGGAGTTCGATATTTCTGAGATCGTGCTTCTTAATCAGCTGACATTCGCCCCCTTCCGTCGGTATTTGGTAAACGTACAGATATCCATCCTGGGAAGCGACCAACATTCTGGAAGCGAAATTTTGCGAATTTACCTTTTTCTCTTGCTTTAGCGTAAATACCCACCCTTGTCTTACCTTAGCGCCTTCTGAATCGTTGTTATGACACAGGAATGTCGCAGCCCGGGCACGGGCAGCAGGGCGGCCGCAAACGCACGCCCCTGGGAAAACACGTCCGTCACCTGCGTCGGCAGCGGCAGATAGTTGGTGAACGCTTTGCTAATCTTGCCGTACCACGCCTCTCCCGCGCCCTGCTCATCGTTCGTTTCCGGCGACACGCGCTCCAGCTTGAACACGTGCACCGTCTCCGTGTTCGAGCTGCAGCACAGATACTTCGAGCAGGTGCTGAACGCGAGCGACGCTATCGAGACGCACCGCTTCACGCCCCGCCGGAACTcgaacagcttcgagccgTCGCTCACGGAAAACACGCGTATGACGGTGCCCTTCTCGCTGGCCGTCGCTATCTCAGTCCCGATCTGGCTGAACGCGATCGCGGCGAGTGGGGAATCGTGCGCCGGGATCATGATTTTCGCGTGCAGATTGACCGCGTCGAAGATCTGCACCTCGCCGACGGTCGCGCTGCCCGGGTAGGCCAGGTAGCAGTGGTCCGAGTCGGACGCGAGCGCACAAAGGCCCGTCTTGTTCGGCGGCGTGTCGCGTATCGTGTGCACCACCTTCATGTCGCGGATGTTGTGTATGTAGAGGCTCTCCTCCAGGCAGACGACCAGCCGGGAGCGGTTCAGCTTCACCGCCAGGATCGTGTTCGAGTAGGAGTAGTTGCATATTTCCGTGCCCTTCTTAAAGTGGCACACCTGccgatggtggaaaatgggtgGAGTTTAGTGAATTTAAGGGGGAGAAACGTGGGGAGGGAGAGCTGTGTACCTTTAGCTTCCGAGGGGCATTTAGCGAAACGACCGCAACGAGCGAGCTGCTAAAAAGCCGCTCCACCAGACAGATGTCCTCCGCCAGGCTGGTGTAGATCTGGTCCAGGTTCGAGTCGACCGAGTTGAGCGAAAACAAACTGTACCCATTTTTGGACCCAACCGCTAACGACCTGTGCGTTGGAAAGGGATGTAAAGTTtagcaaaacaatgcaaaaataaacaccaaaacaaaacaaaaaaacaaaaacacttacGAGCAATCCTGATTGAAGTTGACGAAAAACCCTCCAGCGTCTATATCGGTTCTCGCCAGAAGGCTCATGGCTTGCCGCAACAGATACAGCGTCCGAGTAGGCGAATTGGGGTTCTTTGTTTATTTCCTCCCTATCGCTTCCCCCttggctttctttttcttgctctcggctgtggctgtgtgtgttgcggtCTTTGCTAGTGACGTCTGCTGTTGGAAAGAGAAAATGTGTGACAAATTCTACTTTGATTCTGATTAGAATTGGAATTGTAAGAAAAATGGCACCTACAGGGGAACTTTGTGGACGTTTTTCGCGTTGCTGGGTTTGTTCGCTGATTCACGGCCTGCAGccttctctcacacacagcgAGCACCTTCCCTCTTTGTTAGTGTGTATGGGTGCCGATGCTTGCTAGCTCGCGGGCGGAACCAATGTCCAAGGCCGAAGACGGACGGGAGAGCGCAAACACGGTGGTTGTGGCGCTgtaatgttattattattatcgcTGCAAATTCGTCCCACCGTTGACGGGAGGACCAATTTCTTATTTCGGAAACAGCTGATGCAACTCTACCGATGTACCAACTGACACACCGTCGCAGCGAAGGGCGATTTCTTCTACGACCAGCGATTGAGAACGAATGTGTGAACGCACTCCGAACGAAGGGAAGGGTTCTTTAAACCGAGAAGCACACCGATTTCGCTTGTACGGGGGGGTTTGGGACCTTCCTAGCGCTCACACACTACTAACCTTGAAAATCCGCACCAAACTACGCGCTACACGGTTGTGGCGTAGGTAAAGAAGGTAAGACACGCGGGGCCGCGATATCTCCGGACGAGAAGCGGGGAATGGAATCTTCCTTATGATTgagtctctgtgtgtgtgtgtggggtggaAAGGAGGGAGGACGAGGGAGCTTGTTATTCGCACCACTGTTGTTTGCAACAACTACGCGATTTGCTTTGCGCGAGGAGACCACCTTCACGATAAGGGAACGGTggcggaaaagaaaaacaaaagtggATGCGCGGACGAGTGCGGAGTTTATCAAACACAAAGCAatatacacacaacacacagcgcgcacacacacacacaaccaggTTTCGCTGACACAGTATCGCGCAAACCAATCGCGATcataaacacgcacacacacacacgcgcgcgcacgcagcTGCTACTGCTCGGGAGGTCTGTTTtggagatttttgtttttgcgctgTTCCCTTGTAGTCTCTTCGGCCGTTTTTGTTATTGCCTTTTAGCGCTCCTTCCACTGGCCCTGGCACACACCGATACGCACAACTGTTGAACTTGGACCCGTCGGTTGGACGGGGATGATGAGACGA contains:
- the LOC120897809 gene encoding uncharacterized protein LOC120897809, whose protein sequence is MAKASFGTPSTPYSVRTMNYRHWQHLDKPAAYFRSVLRSESQMSLKTHASLQSAKSVPAPKPVEPCPPPVSSSPKTSLVETIRTIRWSNLQPHFTTSNALQFVRQLPSNAAAAYRTVLDSREYELARNMAVATCQLTVRIGRTAYLWLGLFLESREYYYLRYYTLLALEQSIVWLRYGLRATFDLIRSWTAKK
- the LOC120897806 gene encoding WD repeat domain phosphoinositide-interacting protein 2, which produces MSLLARTDIDAGGFFVNFNQDCSSLAVGSKNGYSLFSLNSVDSNLDQIYTSLAEDICLVERLFSSSLVAVVSLNAPRKLKVCHFKKGTEICNYSYSNTILAVKLNRSRLVVCLEESLYIHNIRDMKVVHTIRDTPPNKTGLCALASDSDHCYLAYPGSATVGEVQIFDAVNLHAKIMIPAHDSPLAAIAFSQIGTEIATASEKGTVIRVFSVSDGSKLFEFRRGVKRCVSIASLAFSTCSKYLCCSSNTETVHVFKLERVSPETNDEQGAGEAWYGKISKAFTNYLPLPTQVTDVFSQGRAFAAALLPVPGLRHSCVITTIQKALRMLVASQDGYLYVYQIPTEGGECQLIKKHDLRNIELPPNPPRTESVPIGVPTVVPSGGSSYAATVRGTAGSSTGSGGGGVAGSAEDEHHDQQKQ